One part of the Drosophila teissieri strain GT53w chromosome 3R, Prin_Dtei_1.1, whole genome shotgun sequence genome encodes these proteins:
- the LOC122620136 gene encoding serine, glycine and glutamine-rich protein, whose amino-acid sequence MKAFILMSCLALAAARPEAGYNYNRPGGGGGSGGHSGGGIGGGLGGGFGGGSGGGFGGGFGGSSGGGGGFSSGGGGGFSSSGGGGGFSSGGGGGGGGGFGGGFGGGSGGGFGGGGSIGGFGGGGGGGGGTTLVQKHIYVHVPPPEQEEVRQRPNLPIGQSQKHYKIIFIKAPSPPSYQAPVIPLQPQNEEKTLVYVLVKKPEDQQDIVIPTPAPTQPSKPEVYFIKYKTQKDSSGISSGNSGSIGLTQTNSGGGYTSGGDGGFSGGDSGSISAPSSNYGPPGKSGPY is encoded by the exons ATGAAAGCCTTCATCCTAATGTCCTGCCTGGCGCTGGCCGCCGCCCGTCCTGAAGCCGGATACAACTACAACCGTCctggtggcggcggtggctccGGCGGTCACTCCGGCGGTGGCATTGGCGGCGGCCTGGGCGGTGGATTCGGCGGCGGTTCCGGCGGAGGATTCGGTGGCGGATTCGGCGGTAGCagcggcggaggcggtggcttcagcagcggcggaggcggtggcttcagcagcagcggcggaggcggtggcttcagcagcggcggtggtggtggaggaggcggcggatTCGGCGGTGGATTCGGAGGCGGCTCCGGCGGCGGTTTCGGTGGAG GCGGCAGCATTGGCGGTttcggaggcggaggcggcggcggcggtggcaccACCTTGGTGCAGAAGCACATCTACGTCCACGTGCCACCACCAGAGCAGGAAGAAGTGCGCCAGCGCCCCAACCTGCCCATCGGCCAGTCCCAGAAGCACTACAAGATCATCTTCATCAAGGCCCCATCGCCACCATCGTACCAGGCTCCGGTTATTCCCCTGCAGCCTCAGAACGAGGAGAAGACTCTGGTCTACGTGCTGGTGAAGAAGCCCGAGGATCAACAAGACATCGTCATCCCCACGCCCGCACCCACGCAGCCATCGAAGCCGGAGGTTTACTTCATCAAGTACAAGACCCAGAAGGATTCGAGCGGCATTTCTAGTGGAAACTCGGGCTCTATCGGCCTCACCCAGACCAACTCCGGCGGTGGTTACACCTCTGGCGGCGATGGTGGCTTCAGTGGAGGAGACAGCGGCTCCATCTCGGCCCCGTCCAGCAACTACGGACCACCTGGAAAGTCCGGACCCTACTAA